From the Candidatus Amarolinea dominans genome, one window contains:
- a CDS encoding YbaB/EbfC family nucleoid-associated protein: MRGGPGGGAGGGGNMMSQIQKLQEEMGKTQEALKSETVTVSVGGEAVTVVATGDQRITSITLKPEAVDPGDVEMLQDLLVAAVNEALAQSQALASKRMAALTGGLSLPGLF; this comes from the coding sequence ATGCGGGGCGGTCCTGGCGGCGGCGCGGGCGGGGGCGGCAACATGATGTCGCAAATCCAGAAGCTGCAGGAAGAGATGGGTAAGACGCAAGAGGCGCTCAAGTCGGAAACGGTCACGGTTTCCGTGGGCGGAGAGGCGGTCACGGTGGTTGCCACCGGGGATCAGCGGATTACCTCTATCACGCTCAAGCCTGAGGCGGTTGACCCAGGGGATGTCGAGATGCTGCAGGACCTGCTGGTAGCGGCTGTCAACGAGGCGTTGGCGCAGTCGCAGGCGTTGGCATCCAAACGGATGGCGGCGCTCACTGGCGGTTTGAGCCTGCCTGGTCTTTTCTAG
- the dnaX gene encoding DNA polymerase III subunit gamma/tau, whose protein sequence is MAAQALYRKWRSQTFDELIGQEPITQTLRNALRDDRIAHAYLFTGPRGTGKTSMARILAKAVNCEAAPAERPCNQCRICRAINEDRMLDLIEIDAASHTGVDNMRETVIDRVNFRPGEARYKIYIIDEVHMLSTSSFNALLKTLEEPPAHVIFILATTDVQKVPATVISRCQRFDFRRIPQREMVQHLQAICQAEERRAELDALNTIARHATGCMRDAISLLDQLMAYGGETITAQQVEAMLGTVPSAAIARLVNALAAHDPAAGLDVIGDLSITGVELRELARQTVDYLRALLLIQLGGNETLIDLPAETIRDMAQQARRFDPAALLRAIRLFSQAVVDLRGNLQGVPQLALELAVVDAALDGAGQAPSVVSERQAAPVTGLARSAPAVAPVADKPTDALAESQPVSVPGQPTVAEKPAPLTPASAPAAGVAMAPTPTQAPPAPEDAADVDQLTVLRQNWARVKELLQNRRRTLLGILTGGVRFLAVEQSQVIIGFDGNKQGAPYSARRLLEPENKATLEAVLSEVLGGPHRIIVIAEDQYQPRVRTTPAVVQPEIVSVQAAEPEAVASRAVGSQPADDSVLAHARELGAVVRELPAD, encoded by the coding sequence ATGGCAGCGCAGGCCCTCTATCGCAAGTGGCGTTCCCAGACATTCGACGAGTTGATTGGCCAGGAGCCGATCACGCAGACACTGCGCAACGCCCTGCGCGATGATCGCATCGCGCACGCCTATCTTTTCACCGGCCCGCGGGGCACCGGTAAGACCAGCATGGCGCGTATTCTGGCCAAGGCGGTCAATTGCGAGGCTGCGCCCGCTGAGCGCCCCTGTAATCAGTGTCGCATCTGCCGCGCGATCAACGAGGATCGCATGCTCGATCTCATCGAAATTGATGCGGCGTCTCACACGGGCGTTGACAACATGCGTGAGACCGTCATTGATCGGGTCAACTTCCGCCCTGGCGAAGCGCGCTATAAAATTTACATTATAGATGAAGTACATATGCTCTCGACTTCATCCTTCAACGCGCTGCTGAAGACGCTGGAAGAGCCGCCGGCGCACGTCATTTTCATCCTGGCCACCACCGACGTGCAGAAGGTGCCGGCCACGGTAATTTCGCGCTGTCAGCGCTTCGATTTCCGGCGTATCCCGCAGCGGGAGATGGTGCAGCATCTGCAGGCGATTTGCCAGGCCGAGGAACGCCGCGCCGAACTGGATGCCCTGAATACCATTGCGCGCCACGCCACGGGCTGTATGCGCGACGCGATCAGCCTGTTGGATCAACTGATGGCCTATGGCGGTGAGACGATCACGGCTCAGCAGGTGGAGGCGATGCTGGGCACGGTGCCGAGTGCGGCCATTGCGCGCCTGGTGAACGCCCTGGCCGCGCACGATCCCGCGGCTGGCCTCGATGTCATCGGAGATCTGTCAATCACTGGCGTCGAGCTGCGCGAGCTGGCGCGCCAGACGGTGGATTATTTGCGTGCGCTTTTGCTCATTCAACTGGGCGGCAACGAGACCCTGATTGATCTGCCGGCCGAGACGATCCGCGACATGGCCCAGCAGGCGCGGCGGTTCGATCCGGCCGCGCTCTTGCGTGCCATTCGCCTGTTCAGCCAGGCCGTCGTTGATCTGCGCGGCAATTTGCAGGGCGTCCCCCAGTTGGCGCTGGAGCTGGCCGTGGTTGACGCTGCACTGGACGGCGCTGGTCAGGCGCCATCTGTTGTGAGCGAGAGGCAGGCCGCGCCGGTCACTGGCCTGGCCCGCAGCGCTCCCGCAGTCGCTCCCGTGGCCGACAAGCCGACCGACGCCCTGGCAGAAAGTCAGCCTGTCTCTGTGCCCGGCCAGCCAACAGTGGCTGAGAAACCTGCGCCCCTGACCCCGGCGTCCGCGCCCGCGGCGGGAGTCGCGATGGCGCCGACACCGACGCAGGCCCCGCCCGCGCCTGAGGACGCCGCCGATGTTGATCAGCTCACCGTGCTGCGTCAGAATTGGGCGCGCGTCAAGGAATTGCTACAGAATCGGCGCCGCACGTTGCTGGGCATTCTGACAGGCGGTGTGCGTTTCCTGGCGGTCGAGCAGTCCCAGGTGATCATTGGTTTTGACGGCAACAAGCAGGGCGCGCCTTACAGTGCACGTCGCCTCCTGGAGCCGGAGAACAAGGCCACGCTGGAAGCGGTGTTAAGTGAGGTCCTGGGCGGACCTCATCGTATCATCGTGATAGCCGAGGATCAATACCAGCCACGGGTGCGCACAACCCCGGCAGTGGTGCAACCGGAGATTGTCAGCGTGCAGGCTGCCGAGCCTGAGGCGGTGGCGTCGCGGGCGGTTGGCAGTCAACCGGCGGACGATTCGGTCCTGGCGCATGCCAGAGAACTGGGCGCCGTGGTGCGCGAACTGCCAGCGGACTAA
- the rsmG gene encoding 16S rRNA (guanine(527)-N(7))-methyltransferase RsmG: protein MQHFAEHATELGLTLSSEQCLRFEQYAAALAEWNERFNLTTITEPAQVETHHFLDSLSALPVLAAVQSLKLPALLTSTPTAIDVGTGAGLPGLALKLVWPSLQLTLLEGTGKKVTFLEHMIQLYGLSGVRAVHGRAEELAGHAPWREGFDLVLARAVAPLPILLEYLLPLARVGGWILAYKGAVPQVDAELAASGDAITQLGGQLISVQALQVPGLHERRSLIVMRKVKPTPRAFPRASGVIRKRPLGSSQ, encoded by the coding sequence ATGCAGCATTTTGCGGAACACGCCACCGAATTGGGTCTCACCTTGAGCAGCGAACAGTGCCTACGGTTCGAACAGTATGCCGCGGCGTTGGCGGAGTGGAATGAGCGATTCAATCTCACCACCATCACCGAGCCGGCGCAGGTGGAAACCCATCATTTTCTCGATTCTCTGAGCGCGTTGCCGGTGCTGGCTGCCGTTCAGAGCCTGAAACTACCCGCGCTCCTGACTTCGACACCCACAGCAATTGATGTCGGTACTGGGGCAGGGCTGCCAGGATTGGCCCTCAAACTGGTGTGGCCCAGCCTGCAGTTGACGCTGCTGGAAGGCACGGGCAAGAAGGTCACCTTCCTTGAGCATATGATTCAACTCTACGGATTGAGCGGAGTCAGGGCGGTGCATGGTCGCGCCGAAGAGCTGGCCGGTCACGCGCCCTGGCGTGAAGGGTTCGACCTGGTGTTGGCGCGTGCCGTCGCGCCCCTGCCGATCTTACTCGAGTACCTGCTGCCCCTGGCGCGCGTCGGCGGTTGGATTCTCGCCTACAAGGGCGCCGTGCCGCAGGTTGATGCCGAGTTGGCCGCCAGCGGCGATGCCATCACCCAACTGGGCGGGCAACTGATCAGCGTGCAGGCGCTGCAGGTGCCGGGCCTGCACGAACGGCGCAGCCTGATCGTCATGCGCAAGGTCAAGCCTACTCCGCGCGCCTTTCCTCGCGCCAGCGGCGTCATCCGCAAGCGCCCGTTGGGCAGCAGCCAGTAG
- the recR gene encoding recombination protein RecR, producing MEPLAPPVARLIDAFARLPGIGPKTASRLAFFLLRAPDEITQGLGQALLDLKAHTQLCAECFNVVETSPCSICANESRDHSVICVVEEPLDVLAIERTGSYRGVYHVLHGVISPIDGIGPEELKIAELIRRIQRRPVQEIILATNPGLEGDNTAAWIQRQLQIAGTRMTRLARGLPVGGDLEYADAVTLASALDGRSEMR from the coding sequence ATGGAACCACTCGCACCACCCGTTGCGCGCCTCATTGATGCCTTTGCACGCTTGCCTGGCATCGGGCCGAAAACGGCTTCCCGCCTGGCTTTCTTCTTGCTGCGCGCGCCGGATGAGATCACACAAGGGCTGGGCCAGGCGCTGCTGGATCTCAAAGCACACACGCAGTTGTGTGCGGAATGTTTCAACGTAGTCGAGACCAGCCCGTGCTCGATCTGCGCGAATGAGAGTCGCGATCATTCTGTCATCTGTGTGGTCGAAGAGCCGCTCGATGTCCTGGCGATCGAACGGACGGGGAGCTATCGGGGCGTCTATCATGTCCTGCATGGGGTGATTTCGCCGATTGACGGCATCGGGCCGGAGGAACTGAAAATTGCGGAGTTGATTCGGCGCATTCAGCGGCGCCCGGTGCAGGAGATCATCCTGGCCACCAACCCTGGCCTGGAGGGCGACAATACGGCAGCTTGGATTCAGCGGCAGTTGCAGATCGCGGGGACGCGGATGACACGGCTGGCGCGTGGTTTGCCGGTGGGCGGGGACTTGGAATATGCGGACGCGGTGACACTGGCGAGCGCCTTGGATGGGCGCAGCGAGATGCGCTAG
- a CDS encoding TetR/AcrR family transcriptional regulator yields MEEELSKGERTRATILAVAYNLFVTTGYHGTSMRLIADGAGLVVGGVYNHFPSKEEIFKAVVRTYHPFVTMIPQLNASSTGQTAEEILRATAQRLMAEIDRQPGLINLMFIELVEFNGQHIPELVELLLPSVFGFLERLQAAPGRLRPFSPPAIFRIFLGSIFAHYLTASLLSRSTLNQATPATGGLGTLDDVMDMFFHGIMAPLTPELPPAPVLDDVARPASFSPTPPPDAAPQPQDTPTPPLSPVEPTAPGPTWKGGRRVSPRRSV; encoded by the coding sequence ATGGAAGAAGAACTCAGCAAAGGCGAACGCACGCGGGCAACCATCCTGGCTGTTGCCTACAACCTGTTCGTCACCACTGGCTATCACGGCACTTCGATGCGCCTGATTGCTGACGGCGCCGGGTTGGTCGTCGGCGGGGTGTACAACCATTTTCCCAGCAAGGAAGAGATTTTCAAGGCGGTGGTGCGCACCTATCACCCGTTCGTGACCATGATTCCCCAACTCAATGCGTCGTCCACCGGGCAGACGGCCGAGGAGATTCTGCGGGCGACGGCCCAACGTCTCATGGCTGAAATTGACCGGCAGCCGGGCCTGATCAACCTGATGTTCATCGAACTCGTGGAGTTCAACGGTCAGCATATCCCGGAACTGGTGGAACTTCTGCTGCCCAGTGTGTTCGGGTTCCTGGAGCGGTTGCAGGCCGCGCCCGGGCGTTTGCGCCCGTTCAGTCCGCCGGCCATTTTCCGCATCTTTCTGGGCAGCATCTTTGCCCATTACCTCACCGCTTCCCTCCTGAGCCGTTCGACACTCAACCAGGCCACCCCTGCCACGGGCGGCCTCGGCACCCTGGACGATGTCATGGACATGTTCTTTCACGGGATCATGGCCCCGCTGACGCCGGAACTTCCGCCCGCCCCGGTGCTTGACGATGTCGCCCGACCCGCTTCGTTCAGCCCGACGCCGCCGCCTGACGCGGCGCCTCAGCCACAGGACACACCGACCCCGCCATTGTCACCCGTAGAACCTACCGCCCCTGGCCCCACCTGGAAGGGCGGCCGGCGTGTATCCCCGCGGAGAAGTGTCTGA